A single window of Thermodesulfobacteriota bacterium DNA harbors:
- a CDS encoding pyridoxal phosphate-dependent aminotransferase, whose amino-acid sequence METADPAERNNGCSITRSVNINIRGIGESPTLAIQERCRKMTGEGAGVINFGLGQSPFPVPRPVVEALKLHAHEKDYLPVRGLPALREAVAGFHRRLDGVEALDRHVLVGPGSKELMFLLQMVFYGELILPSPCWVSYGPQARILGKQIRIIPTRYRERWQLSDDQLDAFLAAECDDSRPRILVLNYPGNPDGLTYGKRELEAIAAVARKWGVVVLSDEIYGQIHHRGEHISIARFYPEGTIISSGLSKWCGAGGWRLGTMTFPPALEWLLEAMAFVASETYTSVSAPIQHAAVYAFRGGVDIERYLRNARRILSGLGRRVHGILRRGGIRAHAPEGGFYLFLDFAPMRRKLARRGITGGKSLCESLLAETSAALLPGEAFERPAGELTARLAYVNFDGAAALAAGEAVAPHEDLSDAFFEQYCQATLNGCRKLAEWAGEYR is encoded by the coding sequence ATGGAAACCGCCGATCCAGCGGAAAGAAACAACGGCTGCTCCATTACCAGGAGCGTGAACATCAATATCAGGGGGATCGGGGAATCCCCGACCCTGGCCATCCAGGAGCGGTGCCGGAAGATGACCGGGGAGGGGGCGGGGGTCATCAATTTCGGCCTCGGACAGTCTCCCTTTCCCGTGCCCCGGCCGGTGGTCGAGGCGCTGAAACTTCACGCCCATGAAAAAGACTACCTGCCGGTGCGCGGCCTGCCGGCCCTGCGTGAGGCCGTGGCCGGATTTCATCGGCGTCTGGACGGGGTCGAAGCCCTGGACCGGCATGTCCTGGTCGGCCCGGGATCCAAGGAACTGATGTTTCTGCTCCAGATGGTGTTTTACGGGGAATTGATCCTGCCGTCGCCTTGCTGGGTCTCCTACGGTCCCCAGGCCCGGATCCTGGGCAAGCAGATCCGGATTATTCCCACCCGTTACCGGGAACGGTGGCAGCTTTCCGACGACCAGCTGGACGCTTTTCTGGCGGCAGAATGCGACGACAGCCGGCCGCGTATTCTGGTCCTCAATTATCCCGGCAATCCGGACGGACTGACTTACGGTAAACGCGAACTGGAAGCGATCGCCGCCGTGGCCAGAAAGTGGGGGGTGGTGGTGCTGTCCGATGAAATCTACGGCCAGATTCATCACCGGGGAGAACATATCTCCATCGCCCGGTTTTATCCCGAGGGGACCATCATTTCCTCGGGACTTTCCAAATGGTGCGGCGCCGGCGGATGGCGGCTGGGCACCATGACCTTCCCGCCGGCCCTGGAGTGGCTGCTGGAGGCCATGGCCTTTGTGGCCAGCGAGACCTATACTTCGGTCAGCGCGCCCATTCAGCACGCGGCCGTATACGCCTTCAGGGGCGGCGTGGATATCGAGCGCTATCTGCGCAACGCCCGGCGGATATTGTCCGGTCTGGGAAGACGCGTTCACGGTATTCTTCGCAGGGGCGGCATCCGGGCGCATGCGCCGGAAGGGGGCTTTTACCTGTTTCTGGATTTTGCACCCATGCGGAGAAAACTGGCCCGCCGGGGGATTACCGGCGGAAAATCGTTGTGTGAAAGCCTGCTGGCGGAGACGTCGGCGGCCCTGCTTCCCGGAGAGGCTTTCGAACGACCGGCCGGGGAACTGACCGCCCGGCTGGCTTATGTTAATTTTGACGGCGCCGCCGCCCTGGCGGCCGGTGAAGCTGTCGCGCCCCACGAAGACCTGTCGGATGCCTTTTTCGAACAATATTGCCAGGCCACGCTGAACGGCTGCCGGAAGCTCGCCGAATGGGCCGGGGAATACCGGTGA
- a CDS encoding KamA family radical SAM protein, with the protein MERTRITDTYNEARFRHEAGRFLSLVAEAKTLDEARALMSAHVSTEQFEAHQSVALVHGSPLYVVRDCARALRGMLHRRADQRAGFSVARAIWDLAAGRIRPDLSPAFFAEMTQLIIGLEGRFRFMQPLEPAGPDLRGREAALKRSDELDALWRGVEEIMNRYPGGLDDASVQRRAVRREKLLARLRAAPEDFADWRWQVRHIARDAEALGKMVALTDAEREAIDMARSGRLPFGVTPYYASLMDDDPGSGRDRALRAQVIPTAAYVNHMLANRSDGNCSLDFMLEHDTSPADLVTRRYPAILILKPFNTCPQICVYCQRNWEIEDAMIGGALAEKAVIEEAIGFIEGHPAIKEVLVTGGDPLGLPDDQLLPILRRIAAIPHVDLVRIGTRTPVTLPMRITPELADGLGALRDPGRREVMIVTHVEHPYEVTFDMVRAVDRLRRNGIGVYNQLVYSFYVSRRFEAAKLRMILKVAGIDPYYTFAPKGKEETEVYRVPLARIFQEQKEEARLLPGSRRTDEPVYNVPGLGKNHLRAFQHRDLISVLPNGARVYDFHPWEKGIVPCEPYAGADVPILDYLQRLQDTDEDPDEYETIWYYY; encoded by the coding sequence ATGGAACGGACACGAATAACGGATACCTATAATGAAGCCCGTTTCCGCCATGAGGCGGGGCGGTTTCTGTCTCTTGTCGCCGAGGCCAAAACGCTTGACGAGGCCCGCGCGCTGATGAGCGCGCACGTCTCGACCGAACAGTTCGAGGCCCACCAGTCCGTTGCCCTGGTGCACGGCTCACCTCTTTATGTCGTGCGCGATTGCGCCCGGGCCCTGCGGGGGATGCTTCACCGGCGGGCCGATCAGCGGGCCGGCTTCAGCGTGGCCCGGGCCATCTGGGATCTGGCCGCGGGCAGGATCAGGCCGGATCTCTCTCCCGCTTTTTTTGCTGAAATGACGCAGTTGATCATCGGGCTGGAAGGGCGGTTCCGTTTCATGCAGCCGCTGGAACCCGCCGGGCCTGATCTCCGCGGACGCGAGGCCGCCCTGAAACGCTCCGATGAACTGGATGCCCTCTGGCGCGGCGTTGAGGAAATCATGAACCGCTATCCCGGCGGCCTGGATGACGCGTCCGTGCAAAGGCGGGCCGTCCGCAGGGAAAAACTTCTCGCCAGGCTCAGGGCCGCTCCAGAGGACTTCGCGGACTGGCGCTGGCAGGTGCGCCATATTGCCCGGGACGCGGAAGCACTCGGGAAAATGGTCGCGCTGACGGATGCCGAGCGGGAGGCCATCGATATGGCCAGGAGCGGCCGGCTGCCTTTCGGGGTTACGCCATACTATGCCTCTCTGATGGATGACGACCCCGGGTCAGGCCGGGATCGCGCCCTCCGGGCCCAGGTAATTCCCACGGCCGCATACGTCAACCATATGCTGGCCAATCGTTCGGACGGCAACTGCTCGCTGGATTTCATGCTCGAGCACGACACCTCTCCCGCGGATCTGGTCACCCGCCGCTATCCGGCCATTCTCATCCTGAAGCCGTTCAACACCTGCCCTCAGATCTGCGTCTACTGTCAGCGCAACTGGGAAATCGAAGACGCCATGATCGGAGGGGCCCTGGCCGAAAAGGCGGTGATTGAAGAAGCCATCGGGTTTATCGAGGGACATCCGGCGATAAAGGAGGTCCTGGTCACGGGCGGCGATCCCCTGGGACTGCCCGATGACCAGTTGCTGCCCATTCTGCGGCGGATCGCGGCCATTCCCCATGTGGATCTAGTCCGCATCGGTACCCGCACGCCGGTGACCCTGCCCATGCGGATTACGCCCGAACTGGCTGACGGTCTCGGCGCGCTTCGCGATCCCGGCCGGCGTGAGGTCATGATCGTGACCCATGTGGAACATCCCTATGAAGTCACTTTCGACATGGTCCGGGCGGTGGACCGGCTGCGCCGGAACGGGATCGGGGTGTATAATCAGCTGGTATATTCGTTTTATGTGTCCCGCCGGTTCGAGGCCGCCAAGCTGCGTATGATACTGAAGGTGGCCGGCATCGATCCCTATTACACCTTCGCGCCCAAGGGCAAGGAGGAAACTGAGGTCTATCGCGTTCCGCTGGCCCGGATTTTCCAGGAACAGAAAGAGGAAGCCCGCCTCCTGCCGGGATCCCGGCGTACCGATGAACCGGTTTACAACGTGCCGGGCCTGGGGAAAAATCATCTGCGGGCTTTTCAGCATCGCGATCTGATCAGCGTGCTGCCGAACGGGGCCCGGGTATATGATTTTCACCCCTGGGAAAAGGGCATCGTCCCCTGCGAGCCTTATGCCGGCGCCGATGTCCCCATCCTGGACTATCTGCAACGGCTGCAGGATACGGACGAAGATCCCGATGAATACGAGACCATCTGGTACTATTATTGA
- a CDS encoding LysR family transcriptional regulator: protein MNYHHLYYFWMISREGSLSRAANRLRLTHSTLSEQLKMLEDFLGQKLFDRMGRRLVLTQFGAEVAQYADEIFRLGNELIEMARGRSQIQRSVFRAGVVGSIPKTIVYRLLEPSVEQQETFSLEIRQGTLNALMEMMFRNRLHVILSDQPPRDAMIYRVTSRKLGDTELFLYGAPEVAERYRPGFPDSLADAPLLLPARGTNLRQSLDQWFADRALEMNVIGEFDDSGLLRTFGVFERGLFPVRSVLVDEVEETHAVQRVGLLAGIRESYYAVYQNRRVTHPYILEIINAARKRLLSSSPAKKHRKKKSVERAGP from the coding sequence ATGAACTACCACCACCTCTATTATTTCTGGATGATCTCCCGGGAGGGCAGCCTGTCGCGGGCTGCCAACCGGCTCCGTCTGACCCATTCCACCTTGAGCGAACAATTAAAAATGCTCGAGGACTTCCTGGGGCAGAAACTGTTTGACAGGATGGGACGCCGCCTGGTGCTGACCCAGTTCGGCGCCGAAGTGGCCCAGTACGCCGACGAAATTTTCCGCCTGGGCAATGAACTGATCGAGATGGCCCGCGGACGTTCACAAATTCAACGCTCCGTTTTCCGGGCGGGGGTGGTGGGTTCGATCCCCAAAACAATCGTCTACCGTCTCCTGGAGCCCTCGGTGGAACAGCAGGAGACCTTTTCCCTGGAAATCCGTCAGGGGACCCTCAATGCCCTGATGGAAATGATGTTCCGCAACCGGCTGCATGTCATCCTTTCCGACCAGCCGCCCCGGGACGCCATGATCTACCGGGTCACGTCCCGAAAACTGGGGGACACGGAACTCTTTTTATATGGCGCTCCGGAAGTGGCCGAACGTTATCGCCCGGGATTCCCGGATTCCCTGGCCGATGCCCCCCTGCTGCTGCCGGCCCGGGGGACAAACCTGCGGCAAAGCCTCGACCAGTGGTTTGCCGACAGGGCCCTGGAGATGAACGTCATCGGCGAGTTTGACGATTCCGGCCTGTTGAGGACCTTCGGGGTTTTTGAACGAGGTCTCTTCCCGGTCCGGTCGGTCCTGGTCGACGAGGTGGAGGAGACCCACGCCGTCCAGCGCGTCGGCCTCCTGGCGGGCATCCGGGAAAGCTACTATGCCGTCTACCAGAACCGCCGGGTGACCCACCCCTACATCCTGGAAATTATAAACGCCGCCAGAAAACGACTCCTGTCCTCTTCGCCGGCGAAAAAACACCGGAAGAAAAAATCAGTGGAGCGTGCCGGGCCATGA